ccgccgccgccgccaccgccgccacgaGTGCCGTTGggggatcgacgacgacgacgacgacgacgacgacgactgggACGGCGGTGACTGTGCTCGATCAAGGAAAGGCGACCGCCGGCCCTGGTCTGGCGTTGCCGCAAGTGATCGTGCCGGAGTCGGACTTGATGACCATTGACGTGACGGAGTTGGATTTAGGCCACACGGAAGAATCTATGAATGATTTGGaggaattgatttttaaggATAGTCAGGGTCACAATGCCGTTTCCACAACGATGCCACCGGTGAATATGGTGGCAGGTGGACGGCAGATGAATGCTGCCGCTACCGCTGCTGTTTCTATGATCAAGCAAGAgccggcggcaacggcggcggcgacggcggcagctCCTGTGGCAGCAATGACAGACGGCCGTAGAAAGCGTCCTCATGATCCAGTTCAAAGTGAATTGGAATGGAAGAATCAGCTGCAGATGATGCAGCGTATGCGACAGCAGGAGCTGGAAGACATGGGCATTCTTCCGAGTGTGAGAGAAGGGCAACCCGCTCGTCCAGTGCTACGAATTGTCAATCAACCGTATCCGGTAGGAATGAATacaaacgtttcttcttcttttttttttgactcTGTCGCATCACTCGTTGTTGCTGCAGTGCCAGAAAAAGAGATACAAGACAGACGGGCCGAAAAGGGGCATCATAAAGAGCGCAACTGGAAGCGAATATCCTTCAATTCAGGTGCAAAACAACCAAGTGAGCACACTTCCTTAGTGGTGAACTGCGTGTTTTGTCCTTCAGATTGAACGCTATGGTGGCACTGCCGATGTCGTTGCCTACGCGGCGACGTCCACGTCAGATCCCCATCCCTTTTACGACATTGACGTCGCTCCTGATAATTATAACGCTCAAATGACGAGTCTCAGCGACGGCACACCGTGCGTGAAACTTAGCATTGGGCACGCAACCGGAATGAAGGCCATGTACGTTTTCCACGCGTCGTCCTTTGTCCTATTTTGTGAATGTTTTGTCGCAGTTTTTCCGGCGTTAGCACAAAACGGCTCAAGTTGCGCGAGGTGAAGGCCAAGCTCGGCTACGATCGATGGCTGCAGGAAAGCGAAATCGTTCACCTCGGCTTTCTTGCCTTCATTCCGACGGGAGATAATCCGCAGATTGTTCTCAACGGCTTGTCGCAGTCAATTGATGTTTATGGTAGACAGGAAGAATAAGCCTTTTATATACTTAATCAATTGGCCTCTCCTTCTAGATGCTCTTCCAGAATTGCCGATATTGCGGAAAATAATACCCCCTCATGGCATTCGAGACGGCGGATTCGAAATGTGTCTCGTTGGACAGCACTTTAGCGGTACGttgaataaaaaaagagctGCGATTTCGTTGAATGACGCATCTAACAGGAGCCAAAGTTAGATTCTACGATGCAGCTGGTAAGTAGAATAGAATCGATATTCAATAGAACATCGTGACGTTCTTGGTTTACACAAAGACGGAACAAATTGCAGTTGGGAGGAAATTGCCCAGCAGGATCCTCAAGATTGCACGGAGGTACGTATGTGATAACAAATGGTCCCTCCCCTCTCTTgctcactcactcactccTCTCATAGACTCACCTTGTCGTGAAAGTGCCTCGCTGTCCGTCTCTTATTAACAACCCTCACGCGACTCGCGTCAACGTTGAAGTGATCACGGGTCCCGTAAAGATTCCCCGACGTAGCAACactcttcatttcttttacAGCTAAAGACAGGTCAGGTCAGCTAGGGATTCGATTCACACGATGTACCTGTACCAAACTCCTTTAGAACTTCCTACAGAAATAAGACTGACATTCCATAGAACTTCTTTTCACATTACCATTTTgagttttttttgtaatgcCGAGATTCGGCCGTGTATTTGCCCCGCAGGTGGTCATTTTACCACCAACGTagtgtcttttttttctgattgtGATCAGTATGCTCACCCCCCTTCCCCCAGAGTGAAAGTAGATTGTTTTTACATGCCGCCACTCcgcgcgttttctttcacaGCGTCACGTCTGCTTCTTCGTCCAGAGAGGCGCTGTCGGACTGGCAGTCAACTCCGCAGAGCGCCTCACGACGATGCGCTCTTCAGGATTATACTCACCGCCGTAGTAATTTAGTAGATCTTGAATTGCCTTCTCCTCAATCTGGAGGTACGTCTTCGATAGAAGATTGAGATTGGAACTCAATGCCTCACCTGGATGATCTCAAGCGGTTTCCTTAGCATTCTAAATGATAGAGGGAGACAGTCAAAGTCAAACAAAAACGCTATAGCACGTAATAATGTCCACCTCTCAAGCTGACTGCTGGCTTTCTCTTCTGAGCGCAGAATCTCGGAGAAAGTGTGCACGGGCGATTTTGCCACAGAATCCTCCCAGCCTCTGTGATAACGTTTTAGACGTTCTCTCGGCTGTAATGCAACGCCAACCTTGATCGCGGTGACGTTGCTGGAGAAGTGTTTAGCGGCAGAGGATGCTTGTGATTCTTGTCTTtagcttcttcttcggccATCAAGTCCTTGAACGCTAGTGATGGCGAAGCGAGAGGAGAGCAACCCCTTTACGTGAGTACGGTCAGTTCGGAGCTTCTTGTGGTCGCTGACAGTTGTCTTTACCATGGATTTGAG
This sequence is a window from Oscarella lobularis chromosome 7, ooOscLobu1.1, whole genome shotgun sequence. Protein-coding genes within it:
- the LOC136189214 gene encoding uncharacterized protein produces the protein MSNQHQPIGNGAVFKLPPSSASALVTDDIDVAHLMDTMSGDFGSLTLAGVGDEISSLGQILGLGPVAAAAAAAATAATSAVGGSTTTTTTTTTTGTAVTVLDQGKATAGPGLALPQVIVPESDLMTIDVTELDLGHTEESMNDLEELIFKDSQGHNAVSTTMPPVNMVAGGRQMNAAATAAVSMIKQEPAATAAATAAAPVAAMTDGRRKRPHDPVQSELEWKNQLQMMQRMRQQELEDMGILPSVREGQPARPVLRIVNQPYPCQKKRYKTDGPKRGIIKSATGSEYPSIQIERYGGTADVVAYAATSTSDPHPFYDIDVAPDNYNAQMTSLSDGTPCVKLSIGHATGMKAIFSGVSTKRLKLREVKAKLGYDRWLQESEIVHLGFLAFIPTGDNPQIVLNGLSQSIDVYDALPELPILRKIIPPHGIRDGGFEMCLVGQHFSGAKVRFYDAADGTNCSWEEIAQQDPQDCTETHLVVKVPRCPSLINNPHATRVNVEVITGPVKIPRRSNTLHFFYS